From the Salinigranum rubrum genome, the window ACGCCGGATCGCCCGAAGTCGAGGGCGGTATCACCAACGTCCGTGGGTTCCAGTACGGTATCATCGTTAATCACGAGGGCGAGCGCTTCCTGAACGAGGGGGCAGACTCGCGAGCACACATGTATGCGAAGTACGGCCGGAAGATCTTCGAGCAATCGTATCACGAATCGTTCGTGATCGTCGACTCGAAAGTCGTCGACGACGTAGCCCACCAGGGACCGACCCGGCCCGTAACCGCGGACTCCATCGAAACACTGGTCCAGCGACTCGACATCGAGAAGAGCGACCGCGCCGTCGAGAGCATCGAAGCCTTTAACGAGGCCTGTGACCCCGACGCGATCGACCACTACGATCCCAACAGCCTCGACGACAATAGTACGGTCGGCGTCGAGCCACCCAAATCAAATTGGGCAATTCCACTGGACGAACCGCCCTTCACCGGTTATCCCGTCACCGGCGGGATGACGTTCGGCTTCGGCGGCGTCGCGACTACCCCGAAGACAGAAGTCCTCGATACAAGAGACGAGATCATCCCCGGCTTCTTCGCCGCGGGGAACTCCACTGGCGGACTCCTCTACAACAACTACGCTGGTGGGACCGGTCTGACGAACGCCGCCGTCTTCGGCAAGATCGCAGGCGAACAAGCGGCTGCCTACGTCGAAGAATCGCAGTAGCGCTCGCAGCACGCAATTTCCCGCTGATCTGTTTCACTCGTCAACTGGCAACGGCGTACGTCTCCGGCAGGCGAAACTCGAAGAGTGATGAACAAAAAACCGAGACGGACCGCCTGGACTACTCGAAGGTGATTACGCCGACGCCGTCCTCGTGAGTCACCTCGGTGTCGTAGGGCTGTGAGAGGGCGTCGATATGCTCTACGATCTTCTGGGCCTTTTGGCCGGTCGCACGCATCGGGAGTCCAGCCGTCTTCACGGGTCCCTCGAGTGCCTTCTCGCCCATGAGTGCCGGGTGAAGCTCGACTCGCAGCACGTCACCGTCGTCGCTCATCTCACAGACCGGCACGATGTTCCCGAGTACCGGCGAGTGCGAACGGTAGCCGCCCGGCGGATGGACGACACCCCACGATTCTGGTCGAGCGTCGTAGCCTTCGGAGGGCGTGGCATCTTTTCGGTGAACCTCGAGGCCACGTCGCCAGCGGGTGTAGTAGTCCGCAGGAAGCTTCTCAACCGTGTTGCTCATCAAGAAGAAGTCACCGAGGTCGTAGAAGATGATACTGTCGTCGTAGGCTTCGATGCCTCGGAACGGTGCGTGACTACCCTGAACAATCACGATATCGGCACCGGCATCAACGGAATCGCGGGCGAACTCCGGAACCCAGTCCGGCGAAACGCTCGGGTCTTCCTCTGGCTTCCACTCGTGGATGTGGAGGTGGGCCATCGCCAAGTCGGATTGCCGACTAGCGTCGCGGATCGAGCGGAGGTTACCTTCTCTGTCGTCCTCGTTGGGGACCATCTCCATCCCAGGTTCGTCCCGCTCGATGAACTCGAACAGCGTGTTATGCAGCCCCGGCGGGTGGAGCAGCCACGAGTTTTCGAGGTTGGTGATCCACCAACCCATTTTCTCCCCCAATTTCTTGACTTCTTCCAGTTCCTCCGGGCCGACTTCGTAGTTGTATCGGAGCGGGTTGACGCCCGGCCGTCCCCGGAAATCACTTCGAGCTTCGCCGGCGCGCGCCCAGCGCTGGAAGGACGTTGCCATAGAGACGAGGCCGACGCGACCGACTTCGGTGTCGAGGTACGCCGGTGCTCGTGCCTCTCCGAGATCCATTCCCGTCCCGGCATACGGGATCCCGATTTCGTCCAGCGCCTCCCATGTGCTGTACAGACCGCCGTACGCGCCGTCAAGCGCGTGATTAGACGCGTGAGAGACGATGTCGAATCCTGCCCACTTCAGTTCCTCTGCGACGAACGGGGGTGCGCGCTGCCAGGTGCCACCAGCCTCAGCGACCGGGAACATCTCATCGTCGTCGTAGTCGTATATCGACGTTTCCAGATGCGTATAACCGATGTCGGCGTTCTGGAAGAGCTCGATGATAGAGCGGAAGTCAGGTTCATCGATGACCGAGATACGGCGATTCAGCAACGAGTCCCCAGAAAGTGCCACGTCGTAGGTCATCGGCACACTCCCGAGTCGTTTTGAACAGGAAGGTCGATCCTCCCGACCTGTTCGCTGGAAGGTGCCAATTCACGGTGGATTTCACGGTTCCACGTCATGAGTACTGCTGGCTTAGACGCATCGTCTCTTAATTCTTTGTGCCAATGTCACGTGCCACGCCAAAAGGAGGATACGGACCGAGGACCGAACGTCGGTGGTCTTAGCTCACGTCGAGCGAAAACGGATCGCCGATCTCGCCGGAGTGGTCAATCCAGACGCTCTTGGTCTGGTAGTAGGCTTCGAGACCTTCGTGACCCATTTCGCGACCCAGTCCGCTGTCCTTGTAGCCGCCGAACGGGGAATTGGGGGCGACGACGCGGTATTCGTTGATCCAGACCGTTCCGGCTTCGAGTCGCTCGGCCATGCGGTTCGCCTGACTCATGTCCGTTGTCCAGACGCCGGCCGCGAGACCGTAGTCCGAGTCGTTCGCGGTTTCGAGCGCCTCTTCTTCGTCGGAAAACATGATGAGGCTCGCCACCGGTCCGAAGATTTCTTCCTGAGCTACAGTCATACTGTTGTCGACATCGATCAAGATCGTCGGCTGGATGAAGCACTCACCCGGCAGATCACTGGGTTGTTCGCCGCCGAAGGCGATCTCCGCGCCTTCCTGTTTCCCCATTTGGATGTAGTCCCGAACGGTCTCCCACTGATCCCGGAACGCGACTGGGCCCATATCCGTATCCGGATCCATCGGATCGCCGAGCGTGATGTCGGCCGCCCGATCTGCGAACCGCTCGACGAATTCGTCTCTGATGTCCTCGTGAACAAGCACCCGAGAGCCGGCGAGACAGGTCTGGCCGGTAGCTGCGAAGATCCCCTTCATCACGCCGTTGACGGCGTCGTCGAGGTCGATTCCGGGAAACAGGATATTCGGGCTCTTTCCACCGAGTTCGAGCGTCACCGGAGAGAGGTTTTCGCCCGCTTTCCTAGCAATCTGACGACCGACAGACGTGCTCCCGGTGAATCCGAGCTTGTCGATGTCGGGATGGTTGGTGATCGCGTTCCCGGTTTTGTTCCCGT encodes:
- a CDS encoding aldehyde dehydrogenase, with amino-acid sequence MDASLVSPPDTFSAVSPDILFGCRHSTLIHIPSNCLDGLLMTNYDLFLGGEFRPSSSDDRINVEYPYDGTVWASVPSGTAEDVDRAVASAREAFEIWRDTRPSKRRDILFDIADAIDRNAQELAELETRQNGKLLREMRPQMETMGEWYRYYGTLTEEVGEGRTIPVDNKDGQMFNYTRKEPYGVVGAITPWNSPLLLTTWKLAPALAAGNTFVHKPSAQTPVSALRFAEIIAEETDLPAGAYNVVTGHGNKTGNAITNHPDIDKLGFTGSTSVGRQIARKAGENLSPVTLELGGKSPNILFPGIDLDDAVNGVMKGIFAATGQTCLAGSRVLVHEDIRDEFVERFADRAADITLGDPMDPDTDMGPVAFRDQWETVRDYIQMGKQEGAEIAFGGEQPSDLPGECFIQPTILIDVDNSMTVAQEEIFGPVASLIMFSDEEEALETANDSDYGLAAGVWTTDMSQANRMAERLEAGTVWINEYRVVAPNSPFGGYKDSGLGREMGHEGLEAYYQTKSVWIDHSGEIGDPFSLDVS
- a CDS encoding CapA family protein; the encoded protein is MTYDVALSGDSLLNRRISVIDEPDFRSIIELFQNADIGYTHLETSIYDYDDDEMFPVAEAGGTWQRAPPFVAEELKWAGFDIVSHASNHALDGAYGGLYSTWEALDEIGIPYAGTGMDLGEARAPAYLDTEVGRVGLVSMATSFQRWARAGEARSDFRGRPGVNPLRYNYEVGPEELEEVKKLGEKMGWWITNLENSWLLHPPGLHNTLFEFIERDEPGMEMVPNEDDREGNLRSIRDASRQSDLAMAHLHIHEWKPEEDPSVSPDWVPEFARDSVDAGADIVIVQGSHAPFRGIEAYDDSIIFYDLGDFFLMSNTVEKLPADYYTRWRRGLEVHRKDATPSEGYDARPESWGVVHPPGGYRSHSPVLGNIVPVCEMSDDGDVLRVELHPALMGEKALEGPVKTAGLPMRATGQKAQKIVEHIDALSQPYDTEVTHEDGVGVITFE